A window of Thermococcus aggregans contains these coding sequences:
- a CDS encoding ATP/GTP-binding protein, with protein MIVVFVGTAGSGKTTLTGEFGKFLEENEKKVAYVNLDTGVKSLPYIPTVDVREHITVEELMKKGYGPNGAIVESYDFLMNYLEDYIEKILMLEKENDYVLVDTPGQMETFLFHDFGVKLMENLPNPLVVYLFDPTILRRPHDYCFVRLFALLIDLRLGATTVPALNKIDLLKDLEETKRYLEDVEYLTGRLKLDTSMQGLLAYKLCKFLPEISPPVRVLYLSAKKRKGFDELETLAYEHYCTCGDLT; from the coding sequence ATGATAGTAGTATTTGTTGGGACTGCTGGAAGCGGAAAAACAACCCTAACGGGAGAATTTGGCAAATTTTTGGAGGAAAACGAAAAGAAAGTTGCATACGTAAATCTGGATACTGGAGTTAAGAGTCTTCCTTACATCCCCACGGTAGATGTTAGAGAACATATAACCGTAGAAGAGCTTATGAAAAAGGGGTATGGGCCCAATGGAGCCATTGTGGAAAGTTATGACTTCCTCATGAATTACCTTGAAGATTACATCGAAAAGATACTGATGCTGGAGAAAGAAAACGACTACGTCCTTGTAGACACTCCCGGGCAGATGGAAACGTTTCTTTTCCACGATTTTGGAGTTAAGCTAATGGAAAACCTTCCAAACCCACTTGTTGTATACTTATTTGACCCAACAATACTTAGAAGGCCCCATGATTACTGCTTCGTAAGGCTCTTTGCACTTTTAATAGACCTCCGACTTGGTGCGACGACTGTGCCAGCCCTAAACAAGATAGACCTCCTTAAGGACTTGGAAGAGACAAAAAGATATCTTGAGGATGTTGAATACCTCACAGGCCGCTTAAAACTCGACACTTCCATGCAGGGGCTTTTGGCATACAAGTTATGTAAGTTTTTGCCGGAGATCTCACCTCCAGTAAGGGTGCTTTATTTATCCGCAAAGAAAAGAAAAGGGTTTGATGAACTTGAAACTTTGGCTTATGAGCACTATTGCACCTGTGGAGATTTAACATAA
- a CDS encoding nucleotidyltransferase domain-containing protein, whose amino-acid sequence MPREKVARIWDEREVIYSPKRWEILKEKREKALKIIERLSQFDPHVYGSVARGDVRKDSDIDIIIPYKVPSFLIELSLEGIPFEKRRIVMATPWHLIKGHIKIDEETTITFPLVEPKDRELEFYKWGGMVDIWGLKTNLRVPGVNKKLILITPTEKGHIEKEVVGRESEVAKILGVSIETVQERVKILTRRDAIGRTGIYLNEEVPEWMSFEEALKRIADRDPNVRKRVRESGGI is encoded by the coding sequence ATGCCAAGAGAAAAAGTCGCCAGGATATGGGACGAGAGAGAGGTTATTTATTCACCAAAGCGGTGGGAAATCTTAAAGGAAAAACGTGAGAAAGCCCTAAAGATCATAGAAAGGTTAAGTCAGTTTGACCCTCATGTTTACGGAAGCGTTGCTAGGGGAGACGTCAGAAAGGACAGCGATATTGACATTATAATTCCATATAAAGTGCCCAGCTTCTTAATTGAGCTGAGCTTGGAAGGAATACCCTTTGAAAAGCGGAGAATTGTTATGGCGACTCCCTGGCATCTAATAAAAGGGCATATCAAGATTGACGAGGAGACTACGATAACGTTCCCATTAGTTGAGCCCAAAGATAGGGAGCTCGAATTCTACAAATGGGGCGGAATGGTTGACATTTGGGGGCTTAAGACGAACCTTCGAGTACCCGGAGTCAACAAAAAGCTGATACTAATAACCCCAACCGAAAAAGGACACATAGAGAAAGAAGTCGTCGGAAGAGAAAGCGAAGTTGCAAAGATTCTTGGGGTTAGCATAGAGACCGTTCAAGAAAGAGTGAAGATTTTGACAAGAAGGGATGCAATAGGGAGAACCGGGATATACCTCAATGAAGAAGTGCCCGAGTGGATGAGCTTTGAAGAAGCACTAAAAAGAATAGCCGATAGGGACCCAAACGTTAGAAAAAGAGTTCGGGAAAGCGGTGGGATTTAA
- a CDS encoding winged helix-turn-helix transcriptional regulator, protein MSSKELAKRTNLSERTVRYALKILKEKDLVEEIFFLKDARRRGYRRKVILG, encoded by the coding sequence ATGTCTTCTAAAGAACTTGCAAAAAGAACAAACCTTTCTGAAAGGACTGTCCGCTATGCTTTAAAGATTCTCAAGGAAAAGGATCTTGTTGAAGAGATATTTTTCTTGAAGGATGCTAGAAGGAGGGGGTATAGAAGGAAAGTTATTCTGGGCTGA
- a CDS encoding glycosyltransferase family 4 protein, with protein sequence MRILVIGHYPPHKGGVANHTDNLVKELRKRHEVYVLTYGPITPREFERELVYQVRVPPVFGLRGVLFVILAFLKILKLHKKLKFDLIHAHYVGTTSYAGVLAKKKLNIPLITTAHGSDLDFMSKLPLGRYFVRESLSKSDMIIAVSHYLKKRALDLGARKINVIPNGIRKLKPKKAVKRYITFIGALTYYKDPETFIRLAEHFPKEKFLIVGDGPLMGELKNKAPPNVKFLGYRTDIENVLAESKMLVVPSLREGFGLVIVEANLLGVPVVGRAVGGIKELIRDGKNGYFFKDFDELLEKVRLLLDNKKALKMGRTGRRISEKYAWEKITEKVEEVYREVLGEGHDNSNKHARCR encoded by the coding sequence ATGAGAATTTTGGTAATAGGCCATTATCCCCCCCATAAAGGGGGAGTCGCAAATCATACTGACAACCTAGTTAAAGAGCTTAGAAAGCGGCATGAGGTTTATGTTTTAACTTATGGACCCATAACCCCGCGAGAGTTTGAGAGAGAGCTAGTTTATCAAGTTAGGGTTCCTCCAGTATTCGGCTTGAGGGGTGTTTTGTTTGTCATCCTAGCTTTTTTAAAGATATTGAAGCTCCACAAAAAGCTGAAGTTTGATCTTATCCACGCTCATTACGTTGGAACTACCAGTTATGCAGGAGTTCTTGCAAAAAAGAAGCTGAACATCCCATTGATTACAACAGCTCATGGAAGTGACCTCGACTTTATGTCAAAACTCCCCTTGGGAAGGTACTTTGTCAGAGAGAGCCTATCTAAGAGCGATATGATAATAGCTGTAAGCCACTACCTGAAAAAGAGAGCCCTCGACCTTGGAGCCAGGAAAATAAATGTTATCCCAAACGGTATAAGAAAATTAAAGCCAAAGAAAGCCGTGAAAAGGTACATCACATTTATAGGGGCGTTAACATATTACAAAGACCCAGAAACATTTATACGTCTTGCAGAGCATTTTCCCAAGGAGAAATTCTTGATAGTTGGTGATGGCCCCCTTATGGGAGAATTGAAGAACAAAGCACCTCCCAACGTCAAATTTCTGGGATATAGAACAGACATCGAGAATGTACTGGCAGAAAGTAAAATGCTGGTAGTGCCTTCTCTAAGAGAGGGGTTCGGGCTTGTGATAGTTGAAGCTAACTTACTTGGCGTTCCCGTGGTTGGGAGAGCCGTTGGGGGGATAAAGGAGCTCATAAGAGATGGAAAAAATGGATACTTCTTCAAGGATTTTGACGAGCTTTTGGAAAAAGTGAGGCTTTTACTCGATAATAAAAAAGCTTTAAAAATGGGCAGAACCGGAAGAAGAATCAGTGAAAAATATGCATGGGAAAAAATAACCGAGAAAGTTGAGGAAGTTTATAGAGAAGTTTTAGGTGAGGGACATGACAATAGTAATAAACATGCGAGATGTCGTTGA
- the asnB gene encoding asparagine synthase (glutamine-hydrolyzing) — MCLIAGGIGNHLKPKLITMINSGKHRGGDSFGVWTDEGVLKSEDFSQINEIPDGSIGLLQCRLAMTGSKSFTQPFFNNFVLVHNGEIYNHRQIREFLERKGVEFESDVDTEVILRLLEFQVESDNSIAKSVKYLMRTLNGDYAVAFSDKENIYLFRDPIGVRPLYYSQNGFFASEKKVLWSIGERPTPVNPGELVKISRKGIERAQLFNILELRGRYFSYEQAKLSIKKSLEYAVRIRSAKNVGVLFSGGLDSSLIALLASKYSDVTLYTAGAEGSQDLEWARKVSDKLGLKFREYVFSLDDVKNSLEKVMFAIEEPNPMNLAIGIPIYFATKLAREDNTKVLLTGQGADELFGGYAKYLENPSLMEKDILEIGEKNLARDDKIAMLNSVEGRFPFLDLNVVRSGLRTPLEYKIKNGTRKVILREIALELGLPKEVAYREKKACQYGTNAQKLLEKIAKKEGLRLSQFAEKLFYEVFEHT, encoded by the coding sequence GTGTGCCTTATTGCTGGGGGAATCGGAAATCATCTAAAACCCAAACTCATAACAATGATAAACTCCGGAAAGCATAGGGGTGGGGACTCATTTGGTGTGTGGACCGATGAAGGAGTATTGAAGAGCGAGGACTTTTCCCAAATTAACGAGATTCCAGATGGCAGTATAGGTCTTCTCCAGTGCCGCTTAGCTATGACAGGTTCAAAAAGCTTTACTCAGCCGTTTTTTAATAACTTTGTTTTGGTTCACAATGGGGAGATATATAACCACAGACAAATAAGGGAGTTTTTAGAGAGAAAAGGAGTGGAATTCGAGAGCGACGTTGATACGGAAGTAATTTTGCGCCTTTTGGAGTTTCAAGTTGAAAGCGACAATTCTATAGCCAAAAGTGTGAAGTATCTTATGAGAACCTTAAACGGAGACTACGCAGTGGCATTTTCCGATAAAGAGAACATTTATCTTTTCAGAGATCCTATTGGAGTTAGACCGCTTTACTACTCCCAAAATGGATTCTTTGCTTCGGAAAAGAAAGTTCTCTGGAGCATAGGTGAAAGACCTACTCCAGTAAACCCCGGAGAGCTCGTTAAAATATCCAGAAAAGGCATTGAAAGAGCCCAGCTCTTTAATATCTTAGAACTTAGGGGAAGATACTTTTCCTATGAGCAAGCGAAGCTGAGCATAAAGAAAAGTCTGGAATACGCCGTGAGAATTAGAAGTGCAAAAAATGTGGGAGTTTTGTTCTCTGGCGGTTTGGACAGCTCTTTAATAGCCCTTCTTGCTTCAAAATACTCAGATGTCACTCTCTATACGGCGGGAGCGGAAGGGAGTCAAGACTTAGAATGGGCAAGAAAAGTCAGTGACAAGCTTGGTTTGAAATTTAGGGAGTACGTGTTTAGCCTGGACGACGTGAAGAACTCCCTCGAAAAGGTTATGTTCGCTATAGAAGAACCTAACCCCATGAACCTCGCAATAGGGATTCCAATATACTTCGCAACAAAACTTGCCAGAGAGGACAATACCAAAGTGCTTTTAACGGGTCAAGGAGCCGATGAACTTTTTGGAGGATACGCAAAATACCTCGAGAATCCTTCTTTAATGGAGAAAGATATATTAGAAATTGGAGAAAAGAATCTTGCCAGAGACGACAAAATTGCCATGCTGAATAGCGTTGAAGGAAGGTTTCCATTTTTAGACCTCAACGTTGTTAGGAGTGGGCTTAGAACGCCCTTGGAGTATAAAATAAAGAATGGGACAAGAAAGGTTATCCTAAGAGAGATCGCACTCGAACTGGGTCTTCCCAAAGAGGTCGCATACAGGGAGAAGAAAGCCTGCCAGTATGGCACTAATGCACAAAAGCTTCTCGAAAAGATTGCAAAAAAAGAAGGATTAAGACTGTCCCAATTTGCCGAAAAGCTCTTTTACGAGGTTTTTGAACATACATAA
- a CDS encoding DUF835 domain-containing protein yields the protein METSIFLATAQFWIIFMSLFGFFLLSYTYIRYKRDPVLWWGLALFSLFVSATAELMNLANIQVLSRALFGALILYGAIRLLEKEKILLSKHFRILSLVPIIVTTYVMFGKILGYSQEWFVVVGIPYAISGFAIALSGFFVFSLLIEAYGQKAKFLGVLLLAYGFYQMLYPFTRAISRLLPFTFVVSVFLIALAIYEMGKFALSREFITGNISVGKVRMKPGLFFIPPKKFEDLKESLSDFPVLAFVRSENLPETWKTFFVTSIHEHRSDIAFPTALPLMSAKVVQYLKEAEEKGTGGVVVFDCLEYLKMYNGFEAIAKFLSSLRDYALLYNGTIIVVLDEDAWDRKELITLQRIASSTEESLKFKNSK from the coding sequence GTGGAAACATCAATCTTTTTAGCAACAGCACAATTTTGGATTATATTCATGAGTCTCTTTGGATTCTTTTTGCTGAGTTACACCTACATAAGATACAAACGGGATCCGGTTTTATGGTGGGGATTAGCGTTGTTCTCGTTGTTTGTTTCTGCTACTGCTGAACTTATGAATTTAGCAAACATCCAGGTACTTTCAAGAGCACTTTTTGGAGCGTTAATTCTTTATGGTGCTATTAGGCTCCTAGAGAAAGAAAAGATATTACTAAGCAAGCACTTTAGGATACTTTCTTTAGTACCCATTATTGTGACCACGTATGTGATGTTCGGAAAGATACTGGGATATTCCCAAGAATGGTTTGTAGTTGTTGGGATTCCATATGCTATTTCGGGATTTGCAATTGCCTTATCTGGTTTCTTCGTTTTCTCGTTGTTAATAGAGGCATATGGTCAAAAAGCTAAATTTTTGGGTGTGCTCCTTTTGGCTTATGGATTTTACCAAATGCTCTATCCCTTTACAAGGGCAATCAGTAGACTTCTCCCGTTCACTTTTGTGGTTTCTGTCTTTCTTATAGCACTAGCCATATATGAAATGGGGAAGTTTGCACTTTCAAGAGAATTCATTACCGGGAACATTTCGGTTGGAAAGGTTAGAATGAAACCGGGGCTGTTTTTCATCCCTCCGAAAAAATTTGAAGATCTGAAGGAGTCATTGAGTGATTTCCCCGTGTTGGCGTTTGTAAGAAGTGAAAACCTTCCAGAAACGTGGAAAACGTTTTTTGTTACATCCATACATGAACATAGGTCTGATATTGCTTTTCCAACAGCATTGCCTCTTATGAGTGCCAAGGTAGTGCAGTATTTAAAAGAGGCTGAAGAAAAAGGAACAGGAGGCGTTGTTGTCTTTGATTGTCTTGAATATTTGAAAATGTATAACGGCTTTGAAGCTATTGCAAAGTTTTTATCATCTTTGAGAGATTATGCTCTTCTGTATAACGGGACAATAATCGTGGTTCTTGACGAAGATGCATGGGACAGAAAAGAGCTTATTACACTGCAGAGAATTGCAAGCTCTACGGAGGAATCTCTTAAGTTCAAAAATTCAAAATAG
- a CDS encoding L-threonylcarbamoyladenylate synthase, with translation MTIVINMRDVVDRKKIRIAARSIREGKLVAFPTETVYGLGADALNENAVKRIFEAKGRPPDNPLIIHIADFTQVYELASEVPEKAKLLAEKFWPGPLTIVLPKSDKVPYATTGGLDTVAIRMPAHEIALALIEESKRPIAAPSANISGKPSPTLAEHVADDFYGKIECIIDGGETKIGVESTVIDLTTDPPMLLRPGGLPLEEIEKVIGKIKIHPAVKGKPVDLAKAPGMKYKHYAPEAQVIVIEGEREKVKEKIKELIKEYKAQGMKVGVMATGDFYEADACFNIGESEEEIAKNLFKALRELDKDGVDIILAEGVEEKGLGLAVMNRLKKAAGYRVLKV, from the coding sequence ATGACAATAGTAATAAACATGCGAGATGTCGTTGATCGGAAGAAGATTAGGATAGCCGCGAGATCTATTAGAGAGGGAAAGCTTGTTGCGTTTCCTACGGAGACAGTCTATGGGCTCGGAGCAGATGCGCTAAATGAGAATGCCGTTAAACGTATTTTCGAGGCAAAGGGAAGACCTCCCGATAATCCCCTAATAATCCATATAGCTGACTTCACTCAAGTTTACGAGCTTGCAAGTGAAGTCCCGGAAAAGGCCAAACTACTCGCGGAGAAGTTCTGGCCAGGGCCTCTAACAATAGTGCTTCCCAAAAGTGATAAAGTCCCCTATGCCACTACTGGAGGACTAGATACAGTAGCAATAAGAATGCCTGCCCATGAGATTGCACTAGCGCTAATAGAGGAAAGTAAAAGACCAATTGCCGCCCCCTCTGCGAACATAAGCGGAAAGCCGAGTCCCACTTTAGCAGAACATGTAGCTGACGATTTTTACGGAAAGATAGAGTGCATAATAGACGGTGGGGAGACTAAAATAGGAGTCGAATCAACTGTAATAGACTTAACCACAGATCCACCAATGCTTCTAAGACCCGGTGGATTGCCCCTTGAGGAGATAGAAAAGGTAATCGGTAAGATAAAAATCCACCCAGCCGTGAAAGGAAAGCCTGTAGACCTTGCAAAAGCTCCGGGAATGAAGTATAAACACTATGCCCCAGAGGCGCAGGTAATTGTTATTGAAGGGGAACGAGAGAAAGTCAAAGAAAAGATCAAGGAGCTTATCAAGGAATATAAAGCTCAAGGTATGAAAGTCGGTGTAATGGCAACTGGTGACTTCTACGAGGCAGATGCATGTTTCAACATAGGGGAGAGCGAAGAAGAAATAGCAAAAAACCTATTCAAAGCCCTTAGAGAACTTGATAAAGATGGAGTGGATATAATACTGGCCGAAGGAGTTGAAGAAAAAGGATTAGGGCTCGCGGTTATGAATAGGCTCAAGAAAGCAGCCGGATATAGAGTACTAAAAGTCTAA
- a CDS encoding cell wall-binding repeat 2 family protein, translating into MMEKKVLVWLFSALLLGSIIPLSQAQSLSIVILVSDNEADSALAEELATLLNASIVVTTWGVYDPNVTAEIMSYAPDKVIIIGGPDAVPKDYETDLNEMGISYVRWYGKDRYGTNLEVLKKAIEEHPELFENVKVVIAHGRDLGAIKMAKGIEGKKFILYVDNNLTNTTEILGTLLKTKKVVILKSYLIDNETLNRIRERIRERVRDGNITEENVTITPEMAWEAIQVAINRTETAKEMLDDLPVPAAKKLIELAEEKIQIANESYNEGNYGKAYGQAIAAKAHAEVVIKLASKEWQKVIHARVEMKLEREIHRLEIKVRVLEKAGIDVSAIKEKIDAAKAAIQGGDYETARELIEDAKNLLREVFIQERGKIREKYLPVNPPRGKGKGK; encoded by the coding sequence ATGATGGAGAAAAAAGTATTAGTATGGCTGTTTAGCGCTTTGCTTTTAGGTAGTATCATACCACTATCACAGGCACAGAGCCTTTCAATAGTAATCCTCGTAAGCGACAACGAGGCAGACTCAGCACTTGCAGAGGAACTTGCCACCTTGCTGAACGCAAGCATAGTGGTAACAACATGGGGAGTATACGATCCAAACGTAACAGCAGAAATAATGTCCTATGCCCCAGACAAAGTTATAATCATAGGCGGTCCCGACGCAGTGCCAAAGGATTATGAGACAGATCTAAACGAGATGGGAATTTCATACGTTAGGTGGTACGGTAAAGACAGGTATGGAACGAACTTAGAAGTACTTAAGAAAGCCATTGAAGAACACCCAGAACTCTTTGAGAATGTTAAGGTAGTCATTGCCCACGGAAGGGATTTGGGGGCAATCAAAATGGCAAAGGGCATAGAAGGGAAGAAGTTCATTCTCTACGTGGACAACAACCTAACAAACACAACCGAAATACTCGGTACCTTGCTCAAAACCAAGAAAGTTGTAATACTCAAGAGTTACTTGATAGACAATGAAACACTCAACAGGATAAGGGAGCGCATTAGAGAAAGGGTCAGAGACGGAAACATAACCGAAGAAAACGTGACGATAACACCCGAGATGGCATGGGAAGCAATACAAGTAGCGATCAACAGAACTGAAACAGCCAAAGAGATGTTAGATGATCTCCCAGTTCCAGCTGCCAAAAAGCTAATTGAGCTCGCCGAAGAGAAGATACAAATCGCAAACGAGAGCTACAACGAAGGAAACTATGGAAAAGCTTATGGACAGGCAATAGCAGCAAAAGCCCACGCAGAGGTAGTAATTAAACTGGCCAGTAAGGAGTGGCAAAAGGTTATCCACGCAAGGGTAGAGATGAAGCTTGAAAGAGAAATACACAGGCTTGAAATTAAAGTAAGAGTTCTCGAAAAGGCAGGCATAGATGTTAGTGCAATAAAGGAAAAGATAGATGCTGCAAAAGCTGCAATACAGGGAGGAGACTACGAGACAGCCAGAGAGCTCATTGAGGATGCCAAAAACTTGTTAAGAGAAGTCTTTATCCAAGAAAGAGGCAAGATAAGGGAGAAGTACTTGCCCGTAAATCCACCACGTGGAAAAGGTAAAGGCAAGTAA